In Vigna angularis cultivar LongXiaoDou No.4 chromosome 8, ASM1680809v1, whole genome shotgun sequence, one DNA window encodes the following:
- the LOC108319490 gene encoding uncharacterized protein LOC108319490, which produces MVKFSIITPPTAEWSLESFLQHHPAKFSGKGLPDEADQWLRDMEKIFNAKRCPDENRLAYVEYLLTGEASHWWSSARAILTDAQQPITWEVFRNKFYEEYFPDSVRFAKEVEFLQPVQGSMSVSEYTNKFKHLVRFNTMATSEVWQCRKFENGLRSDLKVLISSLCIRTFPAMVERAKVLEKNMAEAEQ; this is translated from the coding sequence atggtaaaatttagcattatcacccCGCCTACTGCtgaatggagcttggagagtttcctccaacaccatccggctAAGTTCAGTGGGAAAGGTCTCCCAGACGAAGCGGACCAGTGGTTAAGGGACATGGAGAAGATCTTCAATGCTAAACGATGCCCTGATGAAAATAGATTGGCGTACGTTGAATATTTATTGACTGGAGAAGCGAGCCATTGGTGGTCGAGCGCGAGAGCTATTCTCACAGACGCGCAACAACCGATCACCTGGGAAGTGTTTAGAAAcaagttttatgaagaatacttCCCTGACAGCGTGCGGTTTGCAAAGGAGGTGGAATTTCTACAACCGGTTCAGGGGAGTATGTCCGTCTCAGAGTACACCAATAAGTTCAAACACCTCGTCAGATTCAATACTATGGCCACAAGTGAAGTGTGGCAGTGTAGAAAGTTTGAGAACGGATTGAGGAGCGATCTCAAAGTATTAATATCCAGCCTGTGTATCCGGACGTTCCCAGCCATGGTTGAGAGGGCTAAAGTATTAGAGAAAAATATGGCTGAGGCGGAACAGTAG